A window of the Cuculus canorus isolate bCucCan1 chromosome 3, bCucCan1.pri, whole genome shotgun sequence genome harbors these coding sequences:
- the OST4 gene encoding dolichyl-diphosphooligosaccharide--protein glycosyltransferase subunit 4 codes for MITDVQLAIFANMLGVSLFLLVVLYHYVAVNNPKKQE; via the coding sequence ATGATCACAGACGTGCAGCTCGCCATCTTCGCCAACATGCTGGGcgtctccctcttccttcttgtCGTCCTCTATCACTATGTGGCCGTCAACAACCCCAAGAAGCAGGAATGA